The genomic region CTTCCCGTCCGGGGCTGCGGCCTCTGGACGGTCGGTCGCCTCGCTCGCCCCGACCGCCTCCGGCTCGCCCGTTTCTGACCCGTCAGTTTCGGGCTGGGGAGCTGCGGCCGACCCGTCCCCCTCGGCCACCGACTCCTCGTCGGCCGTGGCCGCCACGAGCGCCTCGTGTTCCTCCTCGAGCAGCGATCGGACCCGCTCTTCGACCGCCTCGCGGACGTTCGAGTCGGCGATCTTGCTCGCGCGAACCGTCTCGTCGATGTCGCTCGCGGCGGCCGAGAGCCCCATCTCGCTCAGGCGCTCGCGCACCGCGGCGTCGGGATCGGAGAACGAGACGTCGAACGCCGTGCTCTCCTCGATCTCGCGTTTGTCGCTGACGCGGGCGATCAGCGCGCCCCGCTCGCGGGCGAACGACTCCACCTCGGCGGGCGTGACCGGTTCGCCCTCGCCGTCGACGGTGACGATCACGACACGGCCCTCGAGGTCGTGCTGGCCGACCCGTTCGAGCACCCGGTCGACGCCCTCGCCCGCGGCGAGGTCGACGTCGACGAAGACGAACTCCCGGGTGTCGAGCCCTCGGCGGGTGATGTGAACGTCGCCGTCGAACGTGACGAGGTTGTAGCCCCGGTCGTCGCGTTCCGCCGCGCTCACGCGCTCGGTCGACCCGCAGTAGGTCACCCACGTCCCCTCGACCTCGGCGCGGTCGGGGTGGTGGTTGTCGCCCAGGAGCATCGCGTCGAACCCCACGGAGGCGGATTCGAGCACCTCCTCGGTGTCCCAGTCGGCGTACGCGAACGGCTCGAACAGGCCGTGGGCGACCAGCGCCGCGTGCTCGGTCCCGGGCGGGGCGAAGTCGTACTCCACGTCCTCGCGCCGGGAGACGGGAACGTGATCCAGCCCGTAGAAGGTGGTCTCGCCGATCTCGATCCCGTCGCCGTCGAGGCGGGTCGCGAGCCCCATGCGGGAGAAGAGATCGAGCCACTGGCCCTCGCGGGTCCCCTCGTGATTGCCGACGACCGCGAGGAAGGGCACGTCCGCGTCGGCGAGATCGCGCAGCACGTCGAGGGTCCCGAGCAGGTCCTGGAGGTCGGGACGCCGATCGTGAAAGAGGTCGCCGGCGTGGACGACGGCGTCGACGTCTTCCTCTATGGCGTCGACGGCGACCCGTTCAAAGGCGGCGAGGAAATCGGCCCGGCGTTCGGCCGAGTGGTACTGGCGATACCCGATGTGGGTGTCGCCTGTGTGGATCACCCGTGTCATGTCACGCGTTTCGCGCGCGGGCGGTATAAGCTACGTGGGGTCAGCGCGACTCGATCGCGAGGGTGTAGATGCGTTTCCGAGCGTCCGAGAACGAGAAACGCGAGTCGACACAGCCCTCCTCTTCGAGCCGGTTCAGCGCGTAGCGAACGGTCCTCGGGGGCAGGAGCGTCTCCTCCGCGAGCTGGCTCTGGGTGAGCGTCTCGTTGTACTCCAGCACCTTCGCGACCAGCTTCGCGCTGGGCGGTAGCTCCCGGACCGCGTCCCACCCCGTTTCCTCCCCCGCGTCGGCCGCGACTGCCTCTGACGTGCTCATCTCGTCTCACCCTACCGGATACAACGTAATAATATTTCCTCTTTTGAAATATTACCATCAGGAATCACAGGGGGACGGGTGAATCGACCCGAAACCTCTTATGAGTCAGCGCCGTAAATAACTCCAATGACCGATACCGTAGAGGACGTCGACCTCCCGTACGAGGAGGGCACCTCACAACAGGAGAAGATAGAGGCCCTGCGTGACCGGCTCGACATCCTCGAGGATCAGAACGAGGAAATGCGCGACAAACTGCTGGATGCGAACGCCGAGAACAACAAGTACCAGCAGAAACTCGAGCGCCTGACCCACGAGAACAAGAAGCTCAAGCAGTCCCCGCTGTTCGTCGCGACCGTCCAGGAACTCACCGACGAGGGCGTCATCATCAAACAGCACGGCAACAACCAGGAGGCGCTGACCGAGGTCACCGAGGAGATGCGCGCCGAACTCGAACCCGACAGTAGGGTAGCGGTCAACAACTCGCTGTCGATCGTCAAGCGACTCGAGGGCGAGACTGACGTGCGCGCCCGCGTGATGCAGGTCGAACAGAGCCCCGAGGTCTCCTACACCGACATCGGCGGCCTCGACGAGCAGATGAACGAGGTGAGAGAGACCGTCGAGATGCCGCTGCTCAAACCCGAGATGTTCGAGGCGGTCGGGATCGAGCCGCCGAGCGGCGTCCTCCTCTACGGGCCGCCCGGAACTGGAAAGACGATGCTGGCGAAGGCTGTGGCGAACGAGACCGACGCCACGTTCATCAAGATGGCCGGCTCCGAACTCGTCCACAAGTTCATCGGCGAGGGCGCGAAGCTGGTTCGGGACCTCTTCGAGGTCGCGCGCGCCCACGAGCCCGCCGTGCTGTTCATCGACGAGATCGACGCCATCGCCTCGAAGCGCACGGAGTCCAAAACGTCGGGCGACGCGGAGGTCCAGCGCACGATGATGCAACTCCTCTCGGAGATGGACGGCTTCGAGGACCGTGGCGAGGTGCGGATCATCGCCGCCACGAACCGCTTCGACATGCTGGATCGCGCCATCCTCCGGCCGGGCCGGTTCGACCGCCTCATCGAGGTACCAAAGCCCGACGAGGAGGGACGGAAGCTCATCTTCGAGATCCACACCCGCGACATGAACGTCGCCGACGACGTCGACTTCGAGGAACTGGCCGACGAGGCGGTCGACGCGAGCGGCGCGGACATCAAGGCGATCTGTACGGAGGCGGGGATGTTCGCCATCCGCGACGACCGCACCGAGGTCCGGATGGACGACTTCGAGGAGGCGTGGGCGAAGATCCAGGCCGAAGAGGAGGACGACGAGGTCTCGAAGACGTTCGCGTAACCGGCACCACAACAGCTACCATTCTGCACGCGGTATGGCTGATAGCGATCATGTTCACGCGAATCCGCGAGGACGTTCGGACGGCGAAGGCGAAGGACCCGGCGGCCAAGAGCACGATCGAGGTCCTCCTGGCGTATCCGGGCCTGCACGCGATCTGGCTCCACCGGATCGCTCACGGGCTGTGGTCGCGGGGGTTCGTCCTCGTCGCACGGCTGCTCTCGCACCTCTCCCGACACCTGACCGGCGTCGAGATCCATCCCGGTGCCGAGATCGGACGGCGCTTCTTCATCGATCACGGAATGGGCGTGGTAATCGGCGAGACCGCCGAGATCGGCGACGACGTGATGCTGTATCACGGGGTGACGCTCGGCGGCGACTCCCTGGCCGACGAGAAGCGCCATCCCACCCTCGAGGACGGCGTCACCGTCGGGGCGGGGTCCACACTGTTAGGCCCGATCGTCCTCGGCGAGGGCGCGAGCGTCGGCGCCGGTTCGGTGGTTCTGGATTCGGTGCCGGGAAACTGCACGGTCGTGGGCAACCCCGCGAAACTCGTCGGGGACTGTGCCGACGACGACTCGGTGACGCTGGGCCGCGGCGTCAACCGCTAAACGGCCGCGAAGATCGCGTACGGGATCAGAAACAGGAGAAGGGTCATCACGACCAGGAGGAGGCCGTAGCCCGCGAGCGTGCCGGCGGCGGTACGGAAGGCGGGGTGGGAAAACTGCGATCGATTCATACGCCTCGCTCGAACGCGGCGGGCTAAAAGCTACCGGACGATGTCGCCGACGCGCCGGGGCTCGCCGGTGAGTTCGGGGTTCCGCTCAATGATCTGGAGGATCTCGTGGTCGGTGACGTCCCAGTAGCGTTTCTCGGTGGCCTCCTCGATCAACTCGCGTTCGAGGCGGAACTCGGTTCCCTCGTACACGACGTCGACGCCCTCGTCGTCGATGGAGATCGTCGTCATGGCCGCCAGTAGGCGACAGGGTGATAAAAACCGGACGGCTGCGGACGCGCGCCTGGAGGAGCGGGTCCGTCGCGTCCCGGGGCGGGACTACCGAAAGGGATCCCACTCCAGGCGAATGACCGCCGCGAGGCCGAGCATCGAGGCGACGATGAATCCGAGGCTGACCAGCGCGATCGTCGCCGCCGGCGAGCCGGGTTCGACGAACGGCCAGCTGAGCGCCAGCAGGGCGAGCAGGATCGCGTTCATCGTGAACATGACCCGCCAGATCGTCGTCATTCGACCGGACGGAGCGTCGTCTCGTTCGCCCGCAGGTCCTCGACGAACGCCCCGGCGCCGCCGACGGTGAGTCGCTCGCCGTCGTCCGTCTCGAGCGTGAGGCTGTTCTCGACGGGGAACGAGTTCGTAAACGGCTCGACGAGGCCCTGTCGGATTTCGACGATTCGGCCCGTCACCGTCCGGGGTTCTTCCGTATCCGTCGTGTATCCCGACACCTCCGCCCGGAGCATGCGGCCGCCGAGCTGTGCGAGCACCGCGTTGAGCACTGCCGGACGGGTCATCGTGTAGGTCGCAGGCAGCGAAGCGGGATCGCCGGTGTAGACCTCCTCGCCGGCCGCCCAAAAGCCGCCCTGGAAGGCTCCGAACATCGAACCGACGACCTGGGACTCC from Halalkalicoccus sp. NIPERK01 harbors:
- the mre11 gene encoding DNA double-strand break repair protein Mre11, producing the protein MTRVIHTGDTHIGYRQYHSAERRADFLAAFERVAVDAIEEDVDAVVHAGDLFHDRRPDLQDLLGTLDVLRDLADADVPFLAVVGNHEGTREGQWLDLFSRMGLATRLDGDGIEIGETTFYGLDHVPVSRREDVEYDFAPPGTEHAALVAHGLFEPFAYADWDTEEVLESASVGFDAMLLGDNHHPDRAEVEGTWVTYCGSTERVSAAERDDRGYNLVTFDGDVHITRRGLDTREFVFVDVDLAAGEGVDRVLERVGQHDLEGRVVIVTVDGEGEPVTPAEVESFARERGALIARVSDKREIEESTAFDVSFSDPDAAVRERLSEMGLSAAASDIDETVRASKIADSNVREAVEERVRSLLEEEHEALVAATADEESVAEGDGSAAAPQPETDGSETGEPEAVGASEATDRPEAAAPDGKAQSSMEEYL
- a CDS encoding helix-turn-helix domain-containing protein — encoded protein: MSTSEAVAADAGEETGWDAVRELPPSAKLVAKVLEYNETLTQSQLAEETLLPPRTVRYALNRLEEEGCVDSRFSFSDARKRIYTLAIESR
- a CDS encoding proteasome-activating nucleotidase; its protein translation is MTDTVEDVDLPYEEGTSQQEKIEALRDRLDILEDQNEEMRDKLLDANAENNKYQQKLERLTHENKKLKQSPLFVATVQELTDEGVIIKQHGNNQEALTEVTEEMRAELEPDSRVAVNNSLSIVKRLEGETDVRARVMQVEQSPEVSYTDIGGLDEQMNEVRETVEMPLLKPEMFEAVGIEPPSGVLLYGPPGTGKTMLAKAVANETDATFIKMAGSELVHKFIGEGAKLVRDLFEVARAHEPAVLFIDEIDAIASKRTESKTSGDAEVQRTMMQLLSEMDGFEDRGEVRIIAATNRFDMLDRAILRPGRFDRLIEVPKPDEEGRKLIFEIHTRDMNVADDVDFEELADEAVDASGADIKAICTEAGMFAIRDDRTEVRMDDFEEAWAKIQAEEEDDEVSKTFA
- the cysE gene encoding serine O-acetyltransferase codes for the protein MFTRIREDVRTAKAKDPAAKSTIEVLLAYPGLHAIWLHRIAHGLWSRGFVLVARLLSHLSRHLTGVEIHPGAEIGRRFFIDHGMGVVIGETAEIGDDVMLYHGVTLGGDSLADEKRHPTLEDGVTVGAGSTLLGPIVLGEGASVGAGSVVLDSVPGNCTVVGNPAKLVGDCADDDSVTLGRGVNR
- a CDS encoding DUF5800 family protein; translation: MTTISIDDEGVDVVYEGTEFRLERELIEEATEKRYWDVTDHEILQIIERNPELTGEPRRVGDIVR